In a single window of the uncultured Dysgonomonas sp. genome:
- the carB gene encoding carbamoyl-phosphate synthase (glutamine-hydrolyzing) large subunit, with protein MDIDVKKVLVLGSGALKIGEAGEFDYSGSQALKALKEEGIETVLINPNIATVQTSEGSADKIYFLPITPYFVEKVIQKEKPEGILLAFGGQTALNCGVQLYEGGILEKYNVRVLGTPVQAIMDTEDRDLFVKKLDQIDVKTIKSHAVGSIEDAVTAAAELGYPIIVRAAYALGGLGSGFCDNEQELRVLAEKALAYSSQLLVEKSLKGWKEVEYEVVRDKYDNCMTVCNMENFDPLGIHTGESIVVAPSQTLTNSEYHKLRELSIRIVKHIGIVGECNVQYAFDPESEDYRVIEVNARLSRSSALASKATGYPLAFVAAKLGLGYGLFELKNSVTKSTCAFFEPALDYVVVKIPRWDLGKFHGVSKEIGSSMKSVGEIMAIGRTFEEAIQKGLRMINIGMHGFAANKPLEIDNLDDALKNPTDKRIFCIEEALKRGYTIEQIHDLTKIDLWFLQKLQYIFKCSKELEKFDDIQSLPLDLLRSAKQMGFSDFQIAKIVCKEPSLVENISYEVRRIRKENGIIPCVKQIDTLAAEYPAQTNYLYITYNGKANDVKYLGDHRSVIVLGSGAYRIGSSVEFDWCSVNALQTIRKEGYRSVMINYNPETVSTDYDMCDRLYFDELTYERVMDIIELENPHGVILSVGGQIPNNLAMRLDAAKVNILGTTAKSIDNAEDRHKFSSMLDRIGVDQPRWKELTSLDDIKGFVTEVGYPVLIRPSYVLSGAAMNVCSNDQELENFLGLAAEVSKKHPVVVSEFIENAKEIEIDAVANKGEIVMYAISEHVEFAGVHSGDATIQFPAQRLYIETVRRIKKVARKVAEELQISGPFNMQFLAKDNDIKVIECNLRASRSFPFVSKVLKINFIDLATQVMLGKNVEKPNKNDFDLDYVGIKASQFSFSRLQKADPVLGVDMASTGEVGCIGDNFYDAMLKSMLSVGYRVPKKTVLFSTGPAKSKVELLQAARLLHQKGYELYATGGSQKFLVDNGVPATQVFWPNEDQKPSALEMIQNKKIDLVVNIPKNFTTNELDNGYKIRRASIDYNVPLLTNSRLASAFIQAFCKMNVDEIEIKAWNEYE; from the coding sequence ATGGATATAGACGTAAAAAAAGTATTAGTCCTTGGTTCGGGAGCACTCAAGATCGGTGAAGCGGGAGAGTTTGACTACTCAGGTTCGCAAGCCCTGAAAGCCCTGAAAGAAGAAGGCATCGAAACTGTACTTATCAACCCCAATATTGCAACGGTACAAACCTCGGAAGGCAGTGCCGATAAGATATACTTCTTACCTATCACCCCATACTTCGTAGAAAAGGTTATCCAAAAAGAAAAGCCGGAAGGTATACTCCTTGCTTTCGGTGGACAAACCGCTCTCAACTGCGGTGTACAACTCTACGAAGGCGGTATTCTGGAAAAATATAATGTCCGTGTACTGGGAACACCCGTACAAGCCATTATGGATACCGAAGACCGTGACCTCTTCGTGAAGAAACTAGACCAGATAGATGTAAAGACTATCAAAAGCCATGCTGTAGGCTCAATAGAAGACGCAGTGACAGCAGCGGCGGAATTAGGTTACCCTATTATCGTACGCGCCGCATACGCACTGGGTGGACTGGGCTCGGGATTCTGCGACAATGAGCAGGAACTGCGGGTGCTGGCCGAAAAAGCGCTAGCATATTCATCACAACTTCTGGTAGAAAAGTCACTGAAAGGTTGGAAAGAAGTGGAATATGAGGTTGTCCGCGATAAGTATGACAACTGTATGACAGTGTGTAACATGGAAAACTTCGACCCGCTCGGCATCCATACCGGCGAAAGTATCGTAGTAGCACCATCGCAAACGCTGACCAACTCAGAATATCATAAGCTGCGCGAACTTTCAATCCGCATAGTGAAACACATCGGTATCGTGGGGGAATGTAACGTACAATATGCTTTCGACCCCGAATCGGAAGACTACCGTGTGATCGAGGTAAACGCCCGCCTGAGTCGTTCATCGGCACTGGCATCCAAGGCAACAGGTTATCCGTTGGCTTTTGTAGCGGCTAAACTGGGACTGGGTTATGGACTATTCGAACTGAAAAACTCGGTAACCAAATCTACCTGCGCTTTCTTCGAACCTGCACTTGACTATGTAGTGGTAAAAATCCCCCGCTGGGACTTGGGTAAATTCCACGGCGTATCGAAAGAGATAGGCTCAAGTATGAAGTCCGTTGGTGAAATTATGGCTATCGGACGTACATTCGAAGAAGCCATACAAAAAGGACTTCGTATGATTAACATCGGTATGCACGGATTCGCTGCCAACAAGCCTCTGGAAATCGACAATCTGGACGATGCCCTGAAAAATCCTACCGATAAGCGCATATTCTGTATCGAAGAAGCCCTGAAAAGAGGATACACCATAGAGCAGATACACGACCTAACCAAAATAGACCTTTGGTTCTTACAAAAACTGCAATATATCTTCAAATGCTCTAAGGAACTGGAAAAATTTGACGATATACAGTCTCTCCCTCTCGACTTGCTTCGCTCTGCCAAACAAATGGGATTCTCCGACTTCCAGATAGCGAAGATCGTTTGCAAAGAACCAAGCCTTGTAGAAAATATATCATACGAAGTACGCCGTATCCGCAAGGAAAACGGCATCATACCATGTGTGAAACAAATAGATACACTTGCTGCCGAATATCCGGCGCAGACCAATTATCTCTACATCACATACAACGGTAAGGCCAACGATGTGAAATATCTGGGCGACCACCGATCGGTGATCGTTCTCGGATCGGGAGCATATCGCATCGGATCGTCCGTAGAGTTCGACTGGTGTTCGGTAAATGCCCTGCAAACAATCCGCAAGGAAGGGTATCGCTCGGTAATGATAAACTACAATCCCGAAACAGTATCGACCGACTACGACATGTGTGACCGCCTCTACTTCGACGAGTTGACTTACGAGCGTGTGATGGACATCATAGAACTGGAAAACCCGCATGGGGTAATCCTTTCGGTAGGCGGACAGATACCAAATAATCTGGCTATGCGGCTAGATGCGGCGAAAGTAAACATACTCGGTACAACTGCCAAAAGCATTGACAATGCCGAAGACCGCCACAAGTTCTCCAGCATGCTCGACCGCATCGGAGTAGATCAGCCTCGATGGAAAGAACTGACTTCGCTCGATGATATCAAAGGCTTTGTAACCGAGGTTGGTTATCCGGTACTCATTCGCCCGTCTTATGTACTCTCGGGCGCTGCGATGAATGTCTGCTCCAACGATCAGGAGCTTGAAAACTTCCTAGGGCTGGCTGCCGAAGTCTCCAAAAAGCATCCTGTTGTGGTGAGCGAGTTCATCGAAAATGCCAAAGAGATAGAAATAGATGCTGTGGCAAACAAAGGAGAGATAGTGATGTATGCCATCTCGGAACACGTCGAATTTGCCGGAGTTCACTCAGGAGATGCGACCATACAGTTCCCTGCTCAACGCTTATATATCGAGACAGTAAGACGGATCAAGAAAGTAGCAAGGAAAGTCGCCGAAGAGTTACAGATTTCGGGACCTTTCAATATGCAGTTCCTTGCAAAAGACAACGATATCAAAGTGATCGAATGTAACCTGCGGGCATCCCGCTCATTCCCATTCGTATCTAAAGTACTGAAGATAAACTTTATCGATCTTGCGACTCAGGTGATGCTGGGCAAAAATGTAGAAAAGCCGAACAAGAACGACTTCGATCTCGACTATGTAGGTATCAAAGCATCACAGTTCTCATTCTCCCGCCTGCAAAAAGCCGACCCTGTACTAGGTGTGGATATGGCTTCTACCGGGGAGGTGGGATGCATCGGAGACAACTTCTACGATGCTATGCTCAAGTCGATGCTGTCGGTCGGTTACCGTGTTCCGAAGAAAACGGTACTGTTCTCTACCGGACCTGCCAAATCGAAAGTGGAACTGTTGCAAGCCGCACGTCTGCTACATCAGAAGGGATACGAACTGTATGCAACGGGAGGTTCTCAAAAGTTCCTTGTAGATAACGGAGTGCCTGCCACTCAGGTATTCTGGCCGAATGAAGACCAGAAACCAAGTGCACTGGAAATGATCCAGAACAAGAAGATAGACCTTGTGGTGAATATCCCTAAAAACTTTACCACAAACGAGTTGGATAACGGATATAAAATCCGCAGGGCATCTATCGACTACAATGTGCCTTTACTTACAAACTCCCGCCTCGCATCGGCTTTCATACAGGCATTCTGCAAAATGAATGTGGATGAGATAGAAATCAAGGCATGGAACGAGTATGAATAA